CTGGATCTTGATTTCATAATTGGACATAGGATTCTCGCATCAAAAGGTTCTTTTTGGGGGAAAATAACGCAAAATCCAGTGTATTCCTGTTCTACAACATATTCAAATCACCTGCACAGCTCGAAAAAATTTTGAGGTGCTTATGGCTGCTGTGAAGTTATCAGAAAGGAATCTCAGTGCCTGAGATTTCATCTTGCCAAATGACAATAAACAGGCAAGGTTAGCACCGTTTCTCAGAATTTGTTTCCAACCGTTTTTTATGCTTACCAGAGAAAGGAGCGACATCATGACAAGGGAACAGTTGACAGCACTGGAACAGGAACTCTCAACTAAATTTGAACAGTATAAAAAAGCCGGATTGAATCTGGATCTTACCCGGGGAAAACCAGCCGGACAACAGCTTGATCTATCCAATGGACTCGATGGCTTACTTCAGGGCAATTACAAATCTGGAGATGGCACGGACACCCGAAATTATGGTGGACTTGATGGTTTGCCTGAAATGAAAGCACTTGCGGGACAAATGATGGGTGTCAAACCGGCAGAAGTCGTGATTGGTGGTAACAGCAGTTTGACCCTGATGTACCAGTTCATGATGCATGCCCATTTCTGGGGACCACTGGGAAAAGGTTCGGCCTGGAATGAAGGCTCAGTACGTCCCAAATTTATCTGTAATGTTCCCGGTTATGACCGCCATTTCACTATCTGTGAAGATCTGGGAATTGAAATGATTTCCGTTGAATTGAAAGACGATGGCCCCGATATGGATGCCATTGAAAAGTTGGTCCGCAACGACCCCTCTATCAAGGGAATGTGGTGTGTGCCCAAACATTCCAATCCAACCGGACATATCTATTCCGACGCGGTGGTGGAACGCATTGCAAAACTCGCGAAAATCGCGGGATCAGCGTTTGTCGTCATGTGGGATAACGCTTATGCTGTGCATGATTTTGGTGACAATGTTCCCGAGCTGGCCAATTTGATGGAACACGCCCGAAAAAACGGTACCGAAAATTCCATTGTGATCACTGCCTCCACTTCCAAAATCACCTTTGCCGGTGCAGGGATTTCATTTCTGGGAGCCTCCGAAGAAATTCTGAAACATTTTAAAAAACGCTTGACCGCGATCACGATTGGTCCAGACAAGGTGAACCAGTTGCGTCATTTGCGGATGATCAAGGATATGAACGATGTGACCGCACTGATGAAACAACATGCCGCCATTCTGAAACCAAAATTTGAGATGGTGCTGAAAATTCTGGAGCAGGAACTGGGCGGAAAGGGGATTGCCACATGGACAATTCCCACCGGAGGTTACTTTGTGTCATTTGATATTCCCGGTCTGGCCAAAGAAGTCGTCAAACTGTCCGCAGAGGCTGGTGTGAAACTCACTCCGGCAGGATCTACCTATCCCTATATGAAAGACCCTCAGGATAAAAATATCCGTATTGCTCCGTCTTTTCCCTCTCTGAAAGAAATTGAGCCCGCCATGAATGTGTTTGTCACCTGTGTTCAATTGGCCCATGTCAGGAATCTACTGGTAAAAAATCAATGAACCGTTCGAACACTCCCAAGGTATCGCGAAGCGACTGGAAACTGATCCAGCGCTTCATGCGATATGTTCGTCCCTATTGGAAATGGGTTTTAATCGGAATTATTTCGATCCCGTTTTCGATAGGCGGCACGTTGTTGACGCCCTGGCTGATTCAACAGATTATTGATGATTATCTGTTAAAAAATGATCTGAATGGGCTTTCCCTGATGATCCTGATTCTGGCGGGATCGGTGATATTGGGATATCTTGCGGATGCGTTTTACACATGGTCCCTTCAAAAAGCCGGTCAACTGGCGATATTTGCCATGCGGCGTGATCTGTTCAAACACCTTCTACTCCTTCCACGAAGTTTTTATGATAAAACTCCGGTTGGCGTTGCGCTGACTCGTGTGACCAGTGACATGGAATCCCTGGGGGAATCGCTGGCAGTTGGCGTGCTTTCCATTTTTACCGATGCGATCAAGACCATTGCCCTGTTTTCATTGTTGCTTTACTGGAGTTGGCAACTGAGTCTGGTGATTTTCCTGTTGTTGCCCCCAATTTATTTTACGAGCAGATTTCTCAGAGCAAAACTTAGAAATTATTACAATTTGAGCCGGGAAGCACTGGCTGAAGGGACAGGCTATCTTCAGGAATGTTTACGCGGCATTAAAACAATTCAACTCTATGCGGCTGAGCCGATTGTCAAACAAAAATTCAGACATAAAACCGGGGAATTTTTGCATGCCCAATCGTGGTCCAACTTTTATGAAGCGAGTTTGTTTTCTGTGGTGGAAGGCATCACCTCGATCACCATGGCACTCATCATCTGGTATGGAACACGGGAAATTCTGGATAATGCGTTGACGGTAGGGGTTCTGGTGGGATTCATCAACACGCTCAACCGAATTTTTGTCCCTATCCGTGAATTCACCCAGCAAATTTCAGTGCTTCAACGTTCCATGGCATCCCTGGAACACATTGATGTCTTGTTTGATGAGTTGCCTGATGACCATGAAACCAGCCTCTCCAGTGAGATTCTTGCAAAAATCAGAAAATTTGAAGAATTGAAATTTGAAAATGTGAAATTTCGATACACACCAGAAGGTCCATGGGTCCTGAAAGGAATTTCATTTTCTATCCGGAAAGGACAGCGTATCGCACTGGTCGGTTCTACAGGCTCAGGAAAATCAACGATCATTCGTCTGATCACCAGAATGTATAAAAACTATGAAGGAAGCATCACGTTGAATGGAATCGAGCTTTCACAAATTCCACAATCCAGCCTGTTTGAAATCATTTCGATGATGCAGCAGGATAATTTTCTGTTTGATGAAACCATTGCCTTCAATATTGGACTGGGTCGGCCACAGATCACAGCGGAAAAAATTCGGAATGCCGCACAATATGTGTTTGCGAACAGTTTCATTGAACAGTTTCCAGAAAAATATGACTACCGAATTCTGGAGAATGGAAAAAATCTTTCGTCAGGCCAGACTCAATTGCTGAGTTTTGCCAGAGCCATTGCCAATGACAGCGAATTGTTTATCCTGGATGAAGCGACAAGTTCGGTTGATTCTGTGACAGAACATCTGATAGAAAAGGCGATTGATCGTGTGTTTGAAGAAAAAACAGTGATTGCCATTGCCCATCGATTGAGCACAATCCGTCATTCTGATCTGATTCTGGTCATGCGAGACGGGCTGATTCAGGAACGTGGAACTCATGAGGAACTGGTGGATCAACAGGGAATTTACGCTACCTTGCTGAATTCTTTGAATGAAAATTCAGGTGAAGCTGTCACTCTGTAGGAGTTTTCAACAATTCGAGGAGCTTTTGCAGATATTCAGCACGAACCTGGACTTCAATGTCTGTGGAAACTTCAGGCGCGGAGCGGGTCTGGTCTACAGTGGTCAGTTTAGCCTTATAGGTATGCAACTCTTCCATGACTTTGAACACATAGTTTTCCAGAATGGCATTGCAGAGTTGAAACAAAAGCAACTTTTCTCT
This sequence is a window from SAR324 cluster bacterium. Protein-coding genes within it:
- a CDS encoding ABC transporter ATP-binding protein, whose translation is MNRSNTPKVSRSDWKLIQRFMRYVRPYWKWVLIGIISIPFSIGGTLLTPWLIQQIIDDYLLKNDLNGLSLMILILAGSVILGYLADAFYTWSLQKAGQLAIFAMRRDLFKHLLLLPRSFYDKTPVGVALTRVTSDMESLGESLAVGVLSIFTDAIKTIALFSLLLYWSWQLSLVIFLLLPPIYFTSRFLRAKLRNYYNLSREALAEGTGYLQECLRGIKTIQLYAAEPIVKQKFRHKTGEFLHAQSWSNFYEASLFSVVEGITSITMALIIWYGTREILDNALTVGVLVGFINTLNRIFVPIREFTQQISVLQRSMASLEHIDVLFDELPDDHETSLSSEILAKIRKFEELKFENVKFRYTPEGPWVLKGISFSIRKGQRIALVGSTGSGKSTIIRLITRMYKNYEGSITLNGIELSQIPQSSLFEIISMMQQDNFLFDETIAFNIGLGRPQITAEKIRNAAQYVFANSFIEQFPEKYDYRILENGKNLSSGQTQLLSFARAIANDSELFILDEATSSVDSVTEHLIEKAIDRVFEEKTVIAIAHRLSTIRHSDLILVMRDGLIQERGTHEELVDQQGIYATLLNSLNENSGEAVTL
- a CDS encoding aminotransferase class I/II-fold pyridoxal phosphate-dependent enzyme; this translates as MTREQLTALEQELSTKFEQYKKAGLNLDLTRGKPAGQQLDLSNGLDGLLQGNYKSGDGTDTRNYGGLDGLPEMKALAGQMMGVKPAEVVIGGNSSLTLMYQFMMHAHFWGPLGKGSAWNEGSVRPKFICNVPGYDRHFTICEDLGIEMISVELKDDGPDMDAIEKLVRNDPSIKGMWCVPKHSNPTGHIYSDAVVERIAKLAKIAGSAFVVMWDNAYAVHDFGDNVPELANLMEHARKNGTENSIVITASTSKITFAGAGISFLGASEEILKHFKKRLTAITIGPDKVNQLRHLRMIKDMNDVTALMKQHAAILKPKFEMVLKILEQELGGKGIATWTIPTGGYFVSFDIPGLAKEVVKLSAEAGVKLTPAGSTYPYMKDPQDKNIRIAPSFPSLKEIEPAMNVFVTCVQLAHVRNLLVKNQ